The Acomys russatus chromosome 1, mAcoRus1.1, whole genome shotgun sequence genome has a window encoding:
- the Acp1 gene encoding low molecular weight phosphotyrosine protein phosphatase isoform X1: MAEVESKSVLFVCLGNICRSPIAEAVFRKLVADESVSDNWRIDSAATSTYEVGNPPDYRGQSCMRKHGIPMNHVARQITKEDFATFDYILCMDESNLRDLNRKSNQVKNCKAKIELLGSYDPQKQLIIEDPYYGNDSDFEVVYQQCLRCCKAFLEKTQ, translated from the exons GGAACATTTGCCGGTCACCCATTGCAGAAGCAGTTTTCAGAAAATTGGTAGCTGATGAAAGTGTTTCAGACAAT TGGAGGATAGACAGTGCGGCTACATCCACCTATGAAGTGGGGAACCCTCCTGACTATCGAGGGCAGAGCTGCATGAGAAAACATGGCATCCCTATGAATCACGTTGCACGACAG ATTACAAAAGAAGACTTTGCCACGTTTGATTATATACTGTGCATGGATGAAAGCAACCTGAg AGATTTGAATAGAAAAAGTAATCAAGTTAAAAACTGCAAAGCTAAAATTGAGCTACTTGGGAGCTATGATCCACAGAAACAGCTCATTATTGAAGACCCCTATTAT GGCAATGACTCTGACTTCGAGGTGGTGTACCAGCAATGCCTTAGGTGCTGCAAGGCCTTCCTGGAGAAGACTCAGTAG
- the Acp1 gene encoding low molecular weight phosphotyrosine protein phosphatase isoform X2: protein MAEVESKSVLFVCLGNICRSPIAEAVFRKLVADESVSDNWAIDSSAVSDWNVGRPPDSRAVSCLRNHGISTAHKARQITKEDFATFDYILCMDESNLRDLNRKSNQVKNCKAKIELLGSYDPQKQLIIEDPYYGNDSDFEVVYQQCLRCCKAFLEKTQ from the exons GGAACATTTGCCGGTCACCCATTGCAGAAGCAGTTTTCAGAAAATTGGTAGCTGATGAAAGTGTTTCAGACAAT TGGGCCATTGACAGCAGCGCCGTTTCCGACTGGAACGTGGGCCGGCCCCCAGACTCAAGAGCTGTCAGCTGCCTAAGAAATCATGGCATTAGCACAGCCCATAAGGCAAGACAG ATTACAAAAGAAGACTTTGCCACGTTTGATTATATACTGTGCATGGATGAAAGCAACCTGAg AGATTTGAATAGAAAAAGTAATCAAGTTAAAAACTGCAAAGCTAAAATTGAGCTACTTGGGAGCTATGATCCACAGAAACAGCTCATTATTGAAGACCCCTATTAT GGCAATGACTCTGACTTCGAGGTGGTGTACCAGCAATGCCTTAGGTGCTGCAAGGCCTTCCTGGAGAAGACTCAGTAG